From Veillonella dispar, one genomic window encodes:
- the rsmI gene encoding 16S rRNA (cytidine(1402)-2'-O)-methyltransferase — MNDNEWGILYLVPTPIGNLEDMTYRAVRILGEVDAIAAEDTRHTGILLKHFDIKKPLISYHEHNKDEKGAYIIELLLEGQSIACVSDAGMPAISDPGADLVIKAIEAGITVVPLPGANAALTALIASGLDTKSFAFAGFLPKRGKHRVEELQRLSQVTGTLMFYEAPHRLQEVLQDMYEAFGNRSITVARELTKKFETFVRTDLESLVNDLEQLTYKGEFVLIVGGADTVESDASAVSDEPVSYVDAVQALVETGIPKKEAIRQVAKRFNVSRRDVYNIVEC, encoded by the coding sequence ATGAACGATAACGAATGGGGCATCTTATATTTAGTGCCTACACCGATAGGTAATTTAGAAGATATGACCTATCGGGCAGTTCGTATCTTAGGTGAAGTAGATGCTATCGCTGCCGAAGATACACGCCATACAGGCATATTATTAAAACATTTTGACATTAAGAAGCCTTTGATTTCTTATCATGAACATAATAAGGACGAAAAAGGTGCTTATATTATAGAGCTTTTGTTAGAAGGACAGTCTATTGCTTGCGTTAGTGATGCAGGCATGCCGGCTATATCTGATCCAGGGGCTGACCTAGTAATAAAAGCGATTGAAGCAGGTATAACGGTGGTACCACTGCCAGGTGCTAATGCGGCATTAACAGCGCTTATTGCATCAGGCTTAGATACTAAATCCTTTGCTTTTGCCGGATTCTTACCTAAACGGGGCAAACATCGGGTTGAAGAACTACAGCGACTTTCACAAGTAACGGGAACCTTGATGTTTTATGAAGCACCTCATCGTTTGCAAGAGGTCTTACAAGATATGTATGAAGCCTTTGGCAATCGATCTATCACGGTGGCAAGAGAATTGACAAAGAAGTTTGAAACCTTTGTGCGCACCGATTTAGAGAGCCTTGTAAATGATTTGGAACAGCTCACGTATAAAGGGGAATTCGTCCTCATTGTAGGTGGTGCTGATACAGTAGAGTCTGATGCTAGTGCTGTTTCGGATGAACCAGTATCGTATGTAGATGCTGTACAAGCCCTTGTAGAAACAGGGATACCTAAAAAAGAAGCAATTCGCCAGGTGGCAAAGCGTTTTAACGTTTCCCGCCGGGATGTATATAATATTGTAGAATGTTAA
- a CDS encoding tRNA1(Val) (adenine(37)-N6)-methyltransferase has product MNDQERLDDLIIDGLQIYQRTDMFRFSFDAIALIHFCQFNGRHSYVDLGTGTGVMPLIGTSLGAGHITGIDINKTLIELAQRSVAHNHKQDVVTMVCGDYRHMSYRDVQDKPIDGVIVNPPFYDCESGAKPTSEERAVALHDEHTTLEDVLKAVQSFIKCKGRLWMIYSASRLQYVLHELEIANFQAKRIRFIHGMIDKPAKLVLIEALYQGQAGLVLEPPLIVYEKPNVYTKEVSSWYER; this is encoded by the coding sequence ATGAATGATCAAGAACGACTTGATGATTTAATTATAGATGGCTTACAGATTTATCAGCGCACGGATATGTTTCGCTTTTCCTTTGATGCCATTGCACTCATTCACTTTTGCCAGTTCAATGGTCGGCATTCCTATGTTGACCTTGGTACGGGAACAGGTGTTATGCCGCTCATAGGTACGTCCTTAGGGGCAGGCCATATAACGGGCATTGATATTAATAAAACTCTTATCGAGTTAGCTCAGCGCAGTGTAGCGCATAATCACAAACAAGATGTGGTAACTATGGTATGTGGCGATTATCGGCACATGTCGTACCGCGATGTACAAGATAAACCCATTGATGGTGTTATTGTAAATCCTCCTTTTTATGATTGTGAAAGTGGGGCAAAGCCTACATCTGAAGAGCGGGCTGTAGCACTGCATGATGAACATACCACATTAGAAGATGTTTTGAAGGCTGTACAATCTTTTATTAAGTGCAAAGGGCGCTTGTGGATGATTTATAGTGCTAGTCGCTTACAATATGTGCTGCATGAACTGGAAATAGCTAACTTTCAAGCTAAGCGAATTCGCTTTATTCACGGTATGATAGATAAACCTGCGAAACTTGTACTAATAGAGGCTCTCTATCAAGGTCAGGCTGGTCTTGTGTTAGAGCCACCACTAATCGTTTATGAAAAGCCTAATGTGTACACAAAGGAGGTGTCCTCTTGGTATGAACGATAA